The nucleotide window TCGGGGACCCGGCGGACCTGGAGCACTACCCCCGCACGCTCGAGGCGGACCTGGAGCTGCTCGCCGAGGCTGGAGCGGACGTGGTCTTCGCGCCCAGCACGGCGGAGATGTACCCCGGCTTCCCGGACGCCCCCCTCGTCCGGGTGACGGCGGGCCGGATGGGGACCGTCCTCGAGGGCGCGTCCCGCCCGGGGCACTTCGACGGCGTGTGCACCGTGGTGGCCACGCTCTGGAACCTCGCCCGCCCGCCGCGTGGGGGCGTGCTGCGCAGCTACTTCGGCCAGAAGGACGCCCAGCAGGTCGCCGTGCTGCGGCGTCTCGCCCACGACCTCGACGTCCCCGTGGAGGTGCGGGCCGTCCCGATCGTCCGCTCCGCGGAGGGGCTGGCGCTCTCGAGCCGCAACGCCCGCCTCTCGGACGAGGAGCGCGTCTCCGCCCTCGTGCTCAGCCGGGCGCTGCGCTCCCTCGCGGAGGCTGCGGACGAGGAGACGGTGATCGACGTGGAGGCGGCGCGCCAGATGGTCCGGGACGAGCCCGGAGTCACCCTCGACCACCTCGTGGTGGTGGACCGGGGGACCCTCGAGGAGCTCGGTGCGGAGCTGCTGTGCCAGCCGCTGCGCCGGGACGCCCTCGCGCTCGTGGCCGCGCAGGTGGGCCCCGTGCGCCTGATCGACAACATGGTGCTGTCCGCCCCGGGCGCCTCGCCGGCCGCATGAACCGCGCCGAGCTGTCCGCCCTGTTCGAGGCCCACCCCACCGCGCTGGCCGAGGGCCTGCTCGGCTGCCGCCTCACCGTGGCCGCAGCGGACGGCGCGGTGACCGTGCGCCTCACGGAGACGGAGGCCTACGGGGACGCCGGCGTCGACCCGGGCGCCCACTCGTTCCGCGGGCGCACCGAGCGCAACGCGGCGCTGTTCGGGCCCGTGCGTCACACCTACGTGTACCTGAACTACGGCATCCACAAGTGCCTGAACTTGGTGGGCCACCCCGCGGACCAGGCCGGCGGCGTCCTGCTGCGTGCCGGGGAGGTCGTGGACGGGCGGGGGCTCGCCGTCGGACGCCGCGGCCGGGACACCGCCGTGAAGCTCCTCTCCGGCCCCGGCAACCTGGGCCAGGGGCTGGGCATCACGCTCGCGATGGGCCACGCGCCCGTGGAGCTTGTCGACGACGCCCCGCCCGCCGACTCGGTCTCCCTCGCCGAGGGACCGGCCGCAGACCAGACGATCGCGGCCCCGGGCGCGCCCGCCGACGCCGTGCGTCCGGCCCGCTTCCTCCTCGCGCCCCCGCCGCCGGGGCAGAGCCGCGCCGAGGTGCGGCGCGGTCCGCGCGTCGGGGTGTCCGGGGAGGGCGGGTCCGTGCGCTTCCCGTGGCGCTTCCACCTCGCGGGCGAGGCCAGCGTGTCGGCCTACCGGGCCGGCCGGAACGTGCCGCCCGCCGGGCCGTCCGCGCCGTCCGCGCCGTCCGCGGGGAACTGACGGGGGGCGGGGAACTGACGCGGGGCGGGCAGGCCTTGCCGCCCGCCCCGCGTCAGCGCCTACGGTGAGGGCATGAACAAGAACGAGACGCCCCAGGGCGAGAAGCAGATCACCGTCACCCGCACCATCGACGCCTCCGCCAAGGACATCTTCGACGTGCTGACGCTGCCGTCGAACCACTCGACGTTCGACGGCTCCGGCATGGTGCGCGCGGATGACAAGTCCCAGCGCATCCAGAAGGTGGGCGACGTGTTCACCATGAACATGCACGCCGAGCACATGGGCGGGGACTACCAGACCGACAACCACGTGGTGGCCTACGACCAGAACAAGCTCGTGGGCTGGAAGACCGCCCCCGCCGGCACCGAGCCCAAGGGCTGGCAGTGGGTCTACCGGCTCGAGGACAACGGCTCCGGCAGCACGGACGTGTCCCTCACCTACGACTGGACCGCCGTGACCGACCCGGAGCTGCTGGAGAAGAACCTCTTCCCGATGGTCTCCGAGGAGCAGCTGGAGGAGTCCCTCGCGAAGCTGGCCTCGGTCGTCGCCTGAGACCCCCTTCCCCGACGTGCGGCCCGGGCCGGCGGCTAGAGTGCGGAGCAGATCCGCCAGCTGCCCGCCCGGGCCGCTGCTCGTTCTGGACCCAGGAGACGCCGCCGTGACCGCAGACCCCGCCACCGCCCCCTCGCCGCGCGAGGACCTCTACCGCCATGTGAACGGGGAGTGGCTGGCCACCCACGAGATCCCCGCCGACCAGGGCGCGTTCGGCGCGTTCCTGGAGCTGCGGGAGGCCGCCGAGCTCGCGGTGCGCCATCTGTGCGAGGACGCCGTGCGGGAGACGGGGGCGGATGGCCCCACCTCGTCCGGTTCCGAGGAGGACGCCCCCCGCAGGCGCCGGATCGCGGCGCTCTACGCCTCGTTCATGGACGAGGAGACCGTGGAGGCGCGGGGCCTCGAGCCGATCGTGGGAGACCTGGCCGCCATCGAGACGGTCTCCACCGCGGAGGAGCTCCTCACCCTCTCCGGCCTGCTGCAGCGTCAGGGCGTCTCCGGGCTCGTGAACACCGGCGCCCTGAACGACGCGGGCGCGCCGGAGCGCATGCTCCTGCACCTGCTGCAGGGTGGGCTCGGCCTGCCGGACGAGTCCTACTACCGTGAGGAGGCCTACGCGGAGATCCTCGCCCAGTACACGGCGCACGTCGGCACCCTGTTCGCGCTCGCGGGCATCGGCGGCGACGAGGCCGAGGCGGTGGCCGTGGGCGAGCGCGTGGTGGCCCTCGAGGCGCGCATCGCCGCCCTGCACTGGGACGTGGTGCGCAGCCGGGACGCGGTGGCCCGCTACAACCTCATGA belongs to Micrococcus sp. 2A and includes:
- the panC gene encoding pantoate--beta-alanine ligase, whose protein sequence is MAAAVDRAEDAGAAAATVGLVPTMGALHDGHAALVRRARAENDVVAVSIFVNPLQFGDPADLEHYPRTLEADLELLAEAGADVVFAPSTAEMYPGFPDAPLVRVTAGRMGTVLEGASRPGHFDGVCTVVATLWNLARPPRGGVLRSYFGQKDAQQVAVLRRLAHDLDVPVEVRAVPIVRSAEGLALSSRNARLSDEERVSALVLSRALRSLAEAADEETVIDVEAARQMVRDEPGVTLDHLVVVDRGTLEELGAELLCQPLRRDALALVAAQVGPVRLIDNMVLSAPGASPAA
- a CDS encoding SRPBCC family protein, translated to MNKNETPQGEKQITVTRTIDASAKDIFDVLTLPSNHSTFDGSGMVRADDKSQRIQKVGDVFTMNMHAEHMGGDYQTDNHVVAYDQNKLVGWKTAPAGTEPKGWQWVYRLEDNGSGSTDVSLTYDWTAVTDPELLEKNLFPMVSEEQLEESLAKLASVVA
- a CDS encoding DNA-3-methyladenine glycosylase yields the protein MNRAELSALFEAHPTALAEGLLGCRLTVAAADGAVTVRLTETEAYGDAGVDPGAHSFRGRTERNAALFGPVRHTYVYLNYGIHKCLNLVGHPADQAGGVLLRAGEVVDGRGLAVGRRGRDTAVKLLSGPGNLGQGLGITLAMGHAPVELVDDAPPADSVSLAEGPAADQTIAAPGAPADAVRPARFLLAPPPPGQSRAEVRRGPRVGVSGEGGSVRFPWRFHLAGEASVSAYRAGRNVPPAGPSAPSAPSAGN